In Nitrospira sp., a genomic segment contains:
- a CDS encoding enoyl-CoA hydratase-related protein, with product MNHPTSILVELYEGGARVTLNRPDRRNAFDARMVAEICKAFETLGQDHSVRAIVLTGSGPTFCAGADLTWMGTDRIVSAPEAQQDAELLLAMFRTIDDCPCPVIGCVQGPAYGGGIGLIAACDITVSAATATFAFSEVRLGLVPAVIAPFVLAKTGDSFVRRFCLTGESFSAGIAQAAGLIHDVVEPVTLDAHVASLVEQISRLAPQAVRDTKALFHRLRHLSQEERWKACIEGNVQARLSSEALEGLRAFRERRTPDWVPSTGGE from the coding sequence ATGAATCATCCTACGTCGATCCTCGTTGAGTTGTACGAAGGCGGCGCAAGGGTGACCTTGAATCGACCCGATCGACGAAATGCGTTCGATGCCCGCATGGTGGCCGAGATCTGCAAGGCCTTCGAAACATTGGGACAGGACCATTCGGTGCGTGCAATCGTCCTAACCGGTAGTGGTCCGACATTTTGTGCAGGTGCAGACCTCACCTGGATGGGGACGGACCGAATCGTATCCGCACCAGAAGCGCAGCAGGACGCCGAGCTGTTGCTCGCGATGTTCCGGACCATCGATGATTGCCCCTGTCCGGTGATCGGATGCGTTCAGGGACCTGCATATGGCGGAGGAATCGGGTTAATCGCGGCGTGCGACATCACCGTGTCTGCCGCCACTGCGACCTTCGCGTTCAGCGAGGTTCGTCTGGGATTGGTCCCGGCCGTCATCGCCCCCTTCGTCCTTGCGAAGACCGGGGACTCTTTCGTACGACGATTCTGTTTGACCGGCGAGTCGTTTTCCGCAGGGATTGCTCAAGCAGCCGGTCTGATTCATGACGTGGTTGAGCCGGTCACGCTTGACGCCCATGTCGCATCATTGGTTGAACAGATTAGCCGGCTCGCTCCGCAGGCCGTACGTGACACGAAAGCGCTGTTTCACCGACTTCGCCATCTGTCCCAGGAGGAGCGTTGGAAGGCTTGTATTGAAGGGAATGTTCAGGCTCGCCTTTCATCTGAGGCGCTGGAAGGGCTTCGTGCCTTTCGCGAACGGCGAACACCGGACTGGGTTCCATCAACAGGCGGAGAGTAA
- a CDS encoding carboxyl transferase domain-containing protein: MRTLTTSVMTNSGEFASNRAHYEGLVADLQKHLALARAGGPPEAITIHQQRGKLTARERIAKLLDPGAPWLELSPLAASDMYDDHIAAAGLITAIGFVAGRPCVIAANDATVKGGTYFPMTIKKHLRAQEIALENRLPAIYLVDSGGVFLPMQADVFADKEHFGRIFYNQARMSALAIPQIAVVMGMCTAGGAYVPAMCDENVIVKGTGTIYLAGPPLVKAATGEEVTAEELGGADLHTRFSGVSDHLADDDQQALEICRSIIDTLPRRPALRRPAAIEEPHYPASELYGLIPNNPRQTFDASEVIARLVDGSCFHEFKARYGRTLLCGFARWMGHQVGIVANNGVLFSEAALKGAHFVQLCTQRRLPLVFLQNITGFMVGKEYEARGIIKDGAKMVQAVATAEVPKFTIIIGASHGAGNYAMCGRAYAPRFLFLWPNARTSVMGAQQAAQVLLTVKQQQRARDNGSLSEDERRRITASIRAQYEQECSPYFSTARLWDDGIIDPVDTRKILGLCLDVAMTTPVHPSHFPVFRM; this comes from the coding sequence ATGCGTACGTTGACCACATCGGTGATGACCAACTCCGGCGAATTCGCGTCGAATCGTGCACACTATGAAGGACTAGTGGCCGACCTTCAGAAACACCTCGCGCTCGCTCGAGCTGGGGGACCTCCGGAGGCCATCACGATTCATCAACAACGGGGCAAACTGACCGCTCGTGAGCGGATTGCGAAGTTGCTCGATCCGGGTGCGCCTTGGCTCGAGCTCAGCCCCTTGGCAGCATCGGACATGTACGACGATCATATTGCTGCCGCCGGTCTGATTACTGCCATTGGTTTTGTGGCAGGACGGCCCTGCGTCATCGCCGCCAATGACGCGACGGTCAAGGGCGGGACCTACTTCCCCATGACGATCAAGAAACATCTTCGAGCTCAAGAGATCGCCCTGGAAAATCGGCTGCCCGCAATCTATCTCGTTGATTCCGGAGGTGTGTTCCTGCCGATGCAAGCCGATGTCTTCGCCGACAAGGAGCACTTCGGACGGATCTTTTATAACCAGGCGCGCATGTCCGCTCTCGCGATTCCTCAAATTGCCGTCGTTATGGGGATGTGCACTGCGGGCGGCGCCTATGTGCCGGCCATGTGCGATGAAAACGTGATCGTCAAAGGGACCGGCACCATTTATCTGGCAGGACCCCCGCTGGTCAAAGCGGCAACCGGTGAGGAGGTCACCGCCGAAGAGCTTGGCGGGGCAGATCTCCATACCAGGTTTTCGGGTGTGAGCGATCACCTCGCAGACGATGACCAGCAGGCACTCGAAATCTGCCGGTCGATCATCGACACCTTGCCTCGACGGCCGGCCCTTCGCAGACCGGCTGCGATCGAAGAGCCGCATTACCCGGCTTCTGAATTGTATGGACTCATTCCGAACAATCCACGGCAGACATTCGACGCCAGTGAAGTCATCGCCCGCTTAGTGGACGGCAGCTGCTTTCATGAGTTTAAGGCCCGTTACGGCAGAACGCTTCTGTGTGGCTTTGCCCGTTGGATGGGGCACCAGGTCGGCATCGTTGCGAATAACGGCGTGCTTTTCTCCGAAGCTGCGCTGAAAGGCGCGCACTTTGTGCAACTCTGCACCCAGCGACGGCTACCGCTCGTATTTCTGCAAAACATTACCGGCTTCATGGTTGGGAAGGAATATGAGGCGCGCGGAATCATCAAGGACGGCGCCAAGATGGTGCAAGCGGTGGCGACCGCCGAGGTTCCGAAGTTCACCATTATTATCGGCGCCTCTCATGGCGCCGGCAATTACGCCATGTGCGGACGCGCTTACGCTCCGCGGTTTCTCTTTCTCTGGCCCAATGCGCGGACTTCAGTGATGGGGGCGCAACAGGCGGCCCAGGTACTCTTGACGGTGAAACAGCAGCAGCGGGCCCGCGACAACGGGTCCCTGTCGGAAGACGAGCGACGAAGGATCACGGCCTCTATACGAGCCCAGTATGAGCAGGAGTGCAGTCCCTATTTCAGCACCGCTCGTCTCTGGGATGATGGGATCATCGATCCGGTGGATACGCGGAAAATTCTCGGTCTGTGTCTTGACGTCGCGATGACGACGCCGGTCCACCCGTCGCACTTCCCTGTTTTTCGTATGTGA
- a CDS encoding cobalamin B12-binding domain-containing protein, translated as MTVAIAPLRVLIGKVGLDGHDRGVKLIARALRDAGMEVIYTGLHQTPEQIVNTAIQEDVDAIGLSILSGAHKTLFRRVLELLKEQDAEDIALFGGGIIPDEDVSTLTAVGVKALFRPGAPMEEIVTFVKGLKPQG; from the coding sequence ATGACGGTAGCGATTGCTCCTCTTCGTGTTTTGATCGGCAAAGTCGGCCTCGATGGGCATGACCGAGGGGTGAAGCTCATTGCGCGTGCTTTGCGAGACGCCGGAATGGAAGTCATCTATACCGGATTGCATCAGACGCCGGAGCAGATCGTCAATACGGCGATCCAAGAGGATGTGGATGCGATCGGTTTGAGCATTCTTTCAGGAGCGCACAAGACGCTGTTCCGTCGCGTTCTCGAACTCCTTAAAGAACAGGATGCCGAAGACATCGCCTTGTTCGGCGGCGGAATCATCCCCGATGAGGATGTGTCCACGCTCACGGCGGTCGGAGTGAAGGCTCTGTTTAGGCCGGGAGCACCCATGGAGGAGATCGTAACGTTCGTGAAAGGGCTCAAACCACAGGGCTGA
- a CDS encoding MBL fold metallo-hydrolase yields MKLGAFEIYPVSDGRFRLDGGAMFGVVPKVLWEKCCPTDESNRISLSLTALLIRANGKNILVDTGLGPKEDEKFHRMFAVERTPTILESLKRLGLGPDDIHLVINTHLHFDHAGGNTMREDGSVVPTFPNAKYFIQHGEFEDAARANERTKASYRPDNFTPIDHINQWEFLHGDTELIPGVTAVVTAGHTRCHQSVKIESEGRIAFFLGDLIPTVSHLPLPYIMGYDLFPIQTMETKRWVLDRAFEEQWLLLFEHDPVVQAGYVRRDQEGKYYLREVAT; encoded by the coding sequence ATGAAACTCGGTGCGTTTGAGATTTATCCCGTAAGTGACGGCCGCTTCCGGCTGGACGGCGGCGCCATGTTTGGCGTTGTGCCGAAAGTCTTGTGGGAGAAATGTTGTCCCACCGATGAGTCGAACCGGATCTCCCTCAGCCTCACAGCTCTATTAATCAGGGCGAACGGCAAGAACATCCTGGTTGATACGGGGCTGGGGCCTAAGGAAGACGAGAAGTTTCACCGTATGTTCGCCGTTGAGCGAACGCCGACGATCCTTGAATCATTGAAGCGACTAGGCCTAGGACCGGATGACATCCATCTGGTGATCAACACGCATCTGCATTTCGACCATGCCGGCGGGAACACGATGCGAGAGGACGGATCCGTCGTGCCCACCTTTCCCAACGCCAAATACTTCATTCAGCATGGCGAGTTTGAAGATGCGGCTCGCGCCAATGAACGGACCAAGGCCAGCTACCGCCCGGACAACTTTACACCGATCGATCACATCAATCAGTGGGAATTCCTCCATGGCGATACGGAACTCATTCCAGGCGTGACAGCGGTTGTTACTGCCGGCCATACGCGCTGTCATCAGAGCGTCAAGATCGAATCGGAAGGGCGGATTGCCTTTTTTCTAGGAGACTTGATTCCGACCGTATCGCATCTGCCGCTTCCCTACATCATGGGCTACGATCTCTTCCCCATCCAGACCATGGAGACGAAACGATGGGTGTTGGATCGGGCGTTTGAAGAGCAATGGCTGCTGCTCTTCGAGCATGATCCAGTGGTTCAGGCTGGGTACGTGCGGAGGGATCAGGAAGGCAAGTATTATCTTCGGGAGGTGGCAACATGA